The following are encoded in a window of Sinomonas cyclohexanicum genomic DNA:
- a CDS encoding bifunctional lysylphosphatidylglycerol flippase/synthetase MprF, whose product MIRLPSFAAVARASARGARRIPFTLAVIAAMWITGAATGSILAGPPPAVLDVVGGDLASLREGQWWAAITSIFFVTNPLAYLAATVVVGVLVPVAEMAYGSLKAAALFFIGDFASVTVFFALTQLARFGGDGWLGSMVGDPVLGPYPAALFTAMAASPSLGILWRRRLRTAVIGIAAMLTLYVGHSETVLGLIGALLGLVASWWSAGTRREAHAVVPSVRERRNILVVLVTLAAVGPVLAALSRSPSGPLALVREMVLNPMPIFAQLQQDCGGTVDAACLQAAQPAALSAEGYITSLVPMAILLICAEGLRRGRKVALRLAVAVQVAVGTLAIGYLALFLRMPASPRRPRFSVLASGFVHILPIALTAVALVLVLWLNRELFPVETARGMRRRLGTAAAVVAGGLVVTYTALWWQGGGLARRDSVWGLAGELVRQYLPSPIPSSYEVAFRTRSAAELWLFTHSGLIAWLVALVLVGVVVLRGRQSLGDRDDSLELARELARRGGGSLSWMTLWPPNRFWFDRHATVGLAFQVHGRIALSVAGPIGAAGRGPAAVAEFIAHCARNALVPCFYSLSGDLWPELRSRGFHRVEVAQETRLRVRDLEFVGKEWQNVRTAVNKARKMGVEAVWTRYHLLSPSQRQQLSALSEEWSAQKALPDMGFTLGGLDELNDPEVLVCLAMDREGRIQGVTSWLPVYEEFTVVGWTLDFMRRGPEGFPGVMEFLIASAVHELRGSVEWISLSGSPLAADPTGERAEVDAGDELLSRLLNAVGHALEPVYGFRSLAKFKSRFQPEYHALYMYYQDPLQLPAIGQALAQAYLPGLTMRHRMRILRQMVG is encoded by the coding sequence ATGATCCGGCTGCCCTCGTTCGCTGCGGTGGCACGGGCGAGTGCGAGGGGAGCGCGGCGCATCCCCTTCACGCTCGCCGTCATCGCCGCGATGTGGATCACCGGGGCCGCGACGGGCAGCATCCTCGCGGGCCCGCCCCCCGCCGTGCTCGACGTCGTCGGAGGCGACCTTGCCTCGCTGCGGGAAGGGCAGTGGTGGGCCGCGATCACGTCGATCTTCTTCGTCACGAACCCGTTGGCCTACCTCGCCGCGACGGTGGTCGTCGGTGTCCTCGTCCCGGTGGCCGAGATGGCGTACGGGTCCCTCAAGGCCGCGGCCCTCTTCTTCATCGGGGACTTCGCGTCCGTGACCGTGTTCTTCGCACTCACGCAGCTCGCCCGGTTCGGCGGGGACGGCTGGCTCGGCTCCATGGTGGGGGATCCCGTGCTCGGCCCGTACCCCGCGGCCCTCTTCACGGCCATGGCGGCGAGCCCGTCACTGGGAATCCTGTGGCGGCGCCGCCTCCGCACCGCCGTCATCGGGATCGCCGCGATGCTCACGCTGTACGTGGGTCACTCCGAGACGGTCCTCGGGCTCATCGGGGCGCTCCTGGGCCTCGTGGCGTCCTGGTGGTCCGCCGGCACCCGCCGTGAGGCGCACGCAGTGGTGCCCTCCGTTCGGGAGCGCCGCAACATCCTCGTGGTCCTCGTGACCCTGGCCGCTGTGGGCCCAGTGCTGGCGGCGCTCTCCCGCAGCCCCTCGGGACCGCTGGCACTCGTGCGCGAGATGGTCCTGAACCCGATGCCCATCTTCGCCCAGCTCCAGCAGGACTGCGGGGGGACGGTCGACGCCGCGTGCCTCCAGGCCGCCCAGCCCGCCGCGCTCTCGGCCGAAGGGTACATCACATCGCTGGTGCCGATGGCGATTCTCCTCATCTGCGCCGAGGGCCTCCGCCGTGGGCGCAAGGTGGCCCTGCGCCTGGCCGTCGCGGTGCAGGTGGCCGTCGGGACCCTCGCGATCGGCTACCTTGCTCTGTTCCTGCGCATGCCCGCGTCGCCGCGGAGGCCCCGCTTCTCGGTTCTCGCCTCAGGGTTTGTCCACATCCTGCCCATCGCCCTCACGGCAGTCGCGCTCGTGCTCGTGCTCTGGCTCAACCGCGAGCTGTTTCCGGTGGAGACGGCGCGCGGCATGCGGCGACGGCTGGGCACCGCGGCCGCCGTGGTCGCGGGGGGACTCGTGGTCACCTACACCGCGCTGTGGTGGCAGGGGGGCGGCCTGGCGCGCCGGGACTCCGTGTGGGGCCTGGCCGGGGAGCTGGTGCGGCAGTACCTGCCGTCGCCCATCCCGAGCAGCTATGAGGTCGCCTTCAGGACCCGCAGTGCCGCCGAGCTCTGGCTCTTCACGCACAGCGGGCTCATCGCGTGGCTCGTGGCCCTCGTGCTCGTGGGCGTCGTGGTGCTGCGCGGGCGGCAGTCGCTCGGCGACCGGGACGACAGCCTCGAGCTCGCCCGCGAACTCGCACGGCGCGGCGGCGGCTCGTTGTCGTGGATGACGCTGTGGCCGCCCAACCGGTTCTGGTTTGACAGGCACGCGACCGTGGGCCTCGCGTTCCAGGTGCACGGCCGGATCGCGCTCTCGGTCGCGGGGCCGATCGGCGCGGCCGGACGTGGGCCTGCGGCGGTCGCGGAGTTCATCGCCCACTGCGCGCGCAACGCGCTGGTCCCCTGCTTCTACTCCCTCTCGGGTGACTTGTGGCCAGAGCTCCGCTCGCGCGGATTCCACCGTGTCGAAGTCGCACAGGAGACGCGGCTGAGGGTCCGGGACCTCGAGTTCGTGGGCAAGGAGTGGCAGAACGTCCGCACCGCCGTCAACAAGGCGCGGAAGATGGGGGTTGAGGCCGTGTGGACGCGGTACCACCTGCTCTCGCCGTCGCAGCGCCAGCAGCTCAGCGCGCTCTCGGAGGAATGGTCTGCGCAGAAGGCGCTTCCGGACATGGGGTTCACGCTGGGAGGGCTCGACGAGCTCAACGACCCGGAGGTCCTCGTGTGCCTCGCCATGGACCGCGAGGGGAGGATCCAGGGCGTGACGAGCTGGCTGCCCGTCTACGAGGAGTTCACGGTGGTGGGCTGGACCCTCGACTTCATGCGGCGTGGGCCGGAGGGCTTCCCGGGCGTCATGGAGTTCCTCATCGCCTCGGCGGTGCACGAGCTGCGCGGCAGCGTCGAGTGGATCTCGCTGTCCGGGTCGCCGCTCGCCGCGGATCCGACGGGGGAGCGCGCTGAGGTCGACGCCGGGGACGAGCTCCTGTCCCGCCTGCTGAATGCCGTGGGCCATGCACTCGAACCGGTTTACGGATTCCGGTCCCTCGCCAAGTTCAAGTCGCGGTTCCAGCCCGAATACCACGCGCTCTACATGTACTACCAGGATCCGCTCCAGTTGCCCGCGATCGGGCAGGCCCTCGCGCAGGCTTATCTGCCCGGGCTGACAATGCGCCACCGCATGCGGATCCTGCGGCAGATGGTCGGCTAA
- the nucS gene encoding endonuclease NucS, with translation MRLVIARCSVDYVGRLKAHLPLATRLLVVKSDGSVLVHSDGGSYKPLNWMSPPATMRVTSPEQAELEDGVAEQWTVQSAKTDDRLIVNVHEVLHDSSHELGVDPGLVKDGVESDLQRLLAEQIETLGAGYSLIRREYYTAIGPVDILARDATGATVAVELKRRGDIDGVEQLTRYLELLNRDPLLAPVRGIFAAQQIKPQARVLAADRGIDCVTLDYDAMRGVDDVESRLF, from the coding sequence GTGCGACTCGTCATTGCCCGCTGCTCCGTCGACTACGTGGGGCGGCTCAAGGCCCACCTCCCCCTCGCCACCCGTCTCCTCGTGGTCAAGTCGGACGGCTCGGTACTGGTGCACTCCGACGGCGGCTCCTACAAGCCGCTGAACTGGATGAGCCCGCCCGCGACGATGCGCGTCACGTCCCCCGAGCAGGCCGAGCTCGAGGACGGCGTGGCCGAGCAGTGGACGGTCCAGTCCGCCAAGACCGACGACCGCCTCATCGTCAACGTCCACGAGGTGCTCCACGACTCGTCCCACGAGCTCGGAGTCGACCCCGGCCTGGTGAAGGACGGCGTCGAATCCGATCTCCAGCGGCTGCTCGCGGAGCAGATCGAGACGCTCGGAGCGGGCTACTCGCTCATCCGGCGGGAGTACTACACGGCCATCGGCCCGGTGGACATCCTCGCGCGGGACGCGACGGGAGCCACGGTCGCGGTCGAGCTCAAGCGCCGGGGGGACATCGACGGCGTCGAGCAGCTCACGCGCTACCTCGAGCTGCTCAACCGCGACCCCCTGCTCGCGCCCGTTCGGGGCATCTTTGCCGCCCAGCAGATCAAGCCGCAGGCGCGCGTCCTCGCCGCGGACCGGGGGATCGACTGTGTCACCCTCGACTACGACGCGATGCGGGGGGTCGACGACGTCGAGTCGCGTCTGTTCTGA
- a CDS encoding cold-shock protein, with protein MAQGTVKWFNAEKGFGFITPDNAESDVFVHYSEIKSNGFRTLEENQRVEFEIGQGAKGPQATGVVAL; from the coding sequence ATGGCACAGGGGACCGTCAAGTGGTTCAACGCTGAGAAGGGGTTCGGATTCATCACTCCGGACAACGCCGAATCGGACGTGTTCGTCCACTATTCGGAGATCAAGTCGAATGGGTTCCGCACGTTGGAGGAGAACCAGCGCGTGGAGTTCGAGATCGGCCAGGGGGCCAAGGGCCCTCAGGCCACGGGTGTCGTCGCTCTCTGA
- a CDS encoding N-acetylglucosamine-6-phosphate deacetylase translates to MTSPETPAPESPSRLTLRGRIVSDGTEIADGLIAVEDDRIEYAGPAADFDAAAFGGTEVPTPEGALLLPGLVDLHCHGGDGVDFPSTDEAGARRAIGFLHGRGTTMLLASLVTASREELLRGTELFARLDTEGLIAGVHAEGPFLAHARCGAQNPDFLLEPDVDFAMELIETADGALATMTYAPELPGASDLVDLLTAHGVTPSLGHTDCDDATAEASLEQARDGLTAAGFDGAEGLPTVTHLFNGMPPMHHRSPGPVAACLRTAAAGGAVVELVADGVHLAPAMVRTVFELVGSANIALVTDSMAAAGLGDGHYMLGPSPVTVAGGVATLDATGSIAGGTATLLEVVARTAAAGIPLADAVFSATAVPAAVLGRSDELGSLRRGLRADIVATDPDLGLGAVVRAGVLLPRTPSPSRPLRG, encoded by the coding sequence ATGACCTCCCCCGAGACCCCCGCCCCGGAGTCCCCCTCCCGTCTCACCCTCCGCGGCCGGATCGTGAGCGACGGCACCGAGATCGCGGACGGGCTCATCGCGGTCGAGGACGACCGGATCGAGTACGCCGGGCCCGCCGCGGACTTCGACGCAGCGGCGTTTGGCGGGACAGAGGTGCCCACGCCCGAGGGCGCGCTGCTGCTCCCCGGGCTCGTGGACCTCCACTGCCACGGCGGGGACGGGGTCGATTTCCCCAGCACGGACGAGGCGGGCGCGCGGCGGGCCATCGGCTTCCTCCACGGGCGCGGCACGACCATGCTCCTGGCGAGCCTCGTGACGGCCTCCCGCGAGGAGCTTCTGCGCGGCACCGAGCTCTTCGCGAGGCTCGACACCGAGGGCCTCATCGCCGGTGTGCATGCCGAGGGCCCGTTCCTCGCGCACGCGCGCTGCGGCGCGCAGAACCCAGACTTCCTGCTCGAGCCGGACGTCGACTTCGCGATGGAGCTCATCGAGACGGCGGACGGGGCCCTCGCGACGATGACCTACGCGCCGGAGCTGCCCGGCGCCTCGGACCTCGTGGACCTCCTGACGGCGCACGGTGTGACGCCCTCGCTCGGGCACACCGACTGCGACGACGCCACCGCGGAGGCCTCGCTCGAGCAGGCGAGGGACGGCCTCACCGCGGCCGGGTTCGACGGCGCCGAGGGCCTTCCCACCGTGACGCACCTCTTCAACGGCATGCCCCCGATGCACCACCGCTCCCCCGGGCCGGTCGCCGCGTGCCTGCGCACCGCGGCCGCCGGCGGCGCGGTCGTCGAGCTCGTGGCCGACGGCGTCCACCTCGCCCCCGCAATGGTCCGCACCGTCTTCGAGCTCGTGGGCTCGGCGAACATCGCCCTCGTGACGGACTCCATGGCCGCAGCAGGACTGGGCGACGGGCACTACATGCTCGGCCCGTCGCCGGTGACAGTGGCCGGGGGCGTGGCCACGCTGGACGCCACGGGGTCGATCGCCGGCGGGACCGCGACGCTCTTGGAGGTCGTGGCGCGCACGGCGGCCGCGGGGATCCCCCTCGCCGATGCCGTCTTCTCGGCCACGGCCGTACCGGCGGCGGTCCTCGGCCGCTCCGACGAGCTCGGCAGCCTCCGCCGCGGGCTCCGGGCCGACATCGTGGCGACGGACCCCGATCTTGGCCTCGGGGCGGTGGTGCGAGCGGGCGTGCTCCTCCCCCGGACCCCTTCCCCATCGCGCCCATTGCGTGGCTGA
- a CDS encoding ABC transporter ATP-binding protein, protein MDHPHPSSPSGQAALSLRGLVKAFGGKPAVNGISLEVPTGSFYGLVGPNGAGKTTTLSMATGLLRPDAGSAAVLGVDVWAEPLAAKRLLGVLPDGVRLFDRLSGEQLLTYSGLLRGLDRATVAQRTRDLLEAFDLAGDARTLVVDYSAGMTKKIALAASLVHAPRVLVLDEPFESVDPVSAASIRAILTDFVRSGGTVVVSSHVMDLVQRMCDHVAVVAQGRILAAGTVDDVRAGASLEDRFVQLVGGPGRTEGLTWLHT, encoded by the coding sequence ATGGACCACCCGCACCCATCGTCGCCCTCCGGGCAGGCAGCGCTCTCGCTCCGCGGCCTCGTCAAGGCGTTCGGCGGCAAGCCGGCCGTCAATGGCATCAGCCTCGAGGTCCCGACCGGCTCGTTCTACGGGCTCGTGGGGCCCAACGGTGCCGGCAAGACCACGACGCTCTCGATGGCCACGGGCCTCCTCCGCCCGGACGCCGGCTCCGCGGCCGTGCTGGGGGTGGACGTGTGGGCCGAACCACTGGCCGCCAAGCGTCTCCTCGGGGTTCTCCCCGATGGCGTCCGGCTCTTCGACCGGCTCAGCGGCGAGCAGCTGCTGACCTACTCGGGCCTCCTGCGCGGCCTCGACCGGGCCACCGTGGCCCAGCGCACCCGCGACCTCCTCGAGGCCTTCGATCTCGCCGGGGACGCGCGCACGCTCGTCGTGGACTACTCCGCGGGCATGACCAAGAAGATCGCCCTCGCCGCCTCGCTTGTGCACGCGCCGCGCGTGCTGGTCCTCGACGAGCCCTTCGAATCGGTGGACCCGGTCTCCGCGGCGAGCATCAGGGCCATACTGACCGATTTCGTGCGCTCCGGCGGAACCGTCGTCGTCTCAAGCCACGTCATGGACCTCGTGCAGCGGATGTGCGACCACGTCGCCGTCGTCGCCCAGGGGCGCATCCTCGCCGCAGGCACGGTCGACGACGTGCGGGCGGGCGCGTCGCTCGAGGACCGCTTCGTCCAGCTCGTCGGCGGGCCGGGCCGGACTGAGGGGCTCACGTGGTTGCACACCTGA
- a CDS encoding AI-2E family transporter, translating to MAENHQPGPIEPENGLGGGSNPPVGKPVIGGDRASGHRGLTGFVRDIVHRLRTPLPGAQPRVRFEMPPLREADGAQAPEAVEPEGEFGEPGPRVSARNPVYMGFMGTVGVGIALALYYVASHTTQLLLWILAALFIALGLDPVVRWLESHRVPRALGIAATILALLAVLGAFFGTLIPTMVDQITQLVNNVPIWIQDFLHSDFYRSIDEQFGIKTRVTEELQKFGQDSTAISNIFGGVLGVGSTIANSLFGVLIVVVLSLYFLSAMPAMKVWAYRLAPRSRRRRVEALSEEITRSVGNYVIGQVCVAVLNATFAFIVMGILKVPFAALLAFVVGFLAFIPLVGGVVAGVIISLVALTAGWQTGVIMAIAYFAYLQFEAYFVSPRIMQRAVAVPGPVAVISVIAGGSLLGVLGALIAIPTAASAMLLIKEVFITRQDKH from the coding sequence GTGGCAGAGAACCACCAGCCCGGTCCCATTGAGCCGGAGAACGGCCTCGGTGGTGGCTCGAACCCCCCGGTCGGGAAGCCGGTGATCGGCGGGGACCGCGCGTCCGGGCACCGCGGCCTGACCGGGTTCGTGCGCGACATCGTCCACCGGCTGCGGACGCCGCTTCCGGGAGCGCAGCCGCGGGTGCGCTTCGAGATGCCGCCCCTGCGCGAGGCCGATGGCGCCCAGGCTCCCGAGGCCGTCGAGCCCGAGGGGGAGTTCGGCGAGCCCGGGCCGCGCGTCTCAGCCCGCAATCCGGTGTACATGGGCTTCATGGGGACCGTCGGCGTCGGAATCGCCCTCGCGCTGTACTACGTCGCCTCCCACACCACCCAGCTGCTGCTCTGGATCCTCGCCGCGCTGTTCATCGCCCTCGGCCTGGACCCCGTGGTGCGCTGGCTCGAGTCCCACCGGGTTCCGCGGGCCCTCGGGATCGCGGCGACGATCCTCGCGCTGCTGGCCGTCCTCGGCGCGTTCTTCGGCACCCTCATCCCGACCATGGTGGACCAGATCACCCAGCTGGTGAACAACGTCCCCATCTGGATCCAGGACTTCCTGCATTCCGACTTCTACCGAAGCATCGACGAGCAGTTCGGCATCAAGACCCGTGTCACAGAGGAACTGCAGAAGTTCGGGCAGGATTCCACGGCGATCTCGAACATCTTCGGCGGCGTCCTCGGCGTCGGCTCCACCATCGCGAACTCGCTGTTCGGCGTCCTGATCGTCGTGGTGCTGAGCCTGTACTTCCTCTCCGCCATGCCCGCCATGAAGGTCTGGGCCTACCGCCTTGCGCCGCGCTCGCGCCGCCGCCGGGTCGAGGCGCTCAGCGAGGAGATCACCCGCTCCGTGGGCAACTACGTGATCGGGCAGGTGTGCGTCGCCGTGCTGAATGCGACGTTCGCCTTCATCGTGATGGGCATCCTGAAGGTCCCCTTCGCTGCCCTGCTGGCCTTCGTGGTCGGCTTCCTCGCGTTCATCCCGCTCGTGGGCGGGGTCGTGGCGGGCGTCATCATCTCGCTCGTGGCGCTGACGGCGGGATGGCAGACCGGCGTCATCATGGCCATCGCGTACTTCGCGTACCTGCAGTTCGAGGCATACTTCGTGTCCCCGCGCATCATGCAGCGTGCCGTCGCCGTCCCTGGCCCTGTGGCCGTCATCTCGGTCATCGCCGGCGGCAGCCTCCTCGGAGTGCTCGGGGCGCTCATCGCGATCCCGACGGCCGCCTCCGCGATGCTCCTGATCAAAGAGGTGTTCATCACCCGGCAGGACAAGCACTAG
- a CDS encoding alpha/beta hydrolase yields the protein MSFDPASYVFTESDGPTPIRANTVLPARRENIELHTSDGLTLVGELALPADREPSATLVTLHPLPTHGGFMDSHVFRKASFRLPALSGLAVLRFNTRGTSSPRGTSGGRFEEGVGERADVEAAVLFAAERGLPRRWLVGWSFGTELALKYGATAPVADAIEGAVLLSPPLHRAGDADLDAWADYGRPLTALVPEFDDYLRPAEAAERFARVPQAKVVGVDGAKHLWVGEKYVHRALSEIVADVLGHGAAGTAPGGTLPTDWEGMVAAAA from the coding sequence ATGAGCTTCGATCCCGCCTCGTACGTGTTCACCGAGTCCGACGGCCCCACGCCGATCCGCGCCAACACGGTGCTGCCCGCACGCCGGGAGAACATCGAGCTGCACACCTCCGACGGGCTCACGCTCGTGGGGGAGCTCGCGCTGCCCGCGGACCGCGAGCCGTCCGCGACCCTCGTGACCCTCCACCCGCTCCCGACCCATGGCGGGTTCATGGATTCGCACGTGTTCCGCAAGGCCTCGTTCAGGCTGCCCGCCCTCTCCGGGCTGGCCGTCCTGAGGTTCAACACGCGAGGGACTTCCAGCCCCCGGGGCACGAGCGGGGGCCGCTTCGAGGAGGGCGTGGGGGAGAGGGCCGACGTCGAGGCTGCCGTGCTCTTCGCCGCTGAGCGCGGTCTGCCGCGCCGCTGGCTCGTGGGCTGGTCCTTCGGGACGGAGCTCGCGCTCAAGTACGGGGCGACCGCGCCGGTCGCCGACGCCATCGAGGGCGCAGTCCTTCTCTCTCCGCCGCTGCACCGCGCGGGCGACGCCGATCTGGATGCCTGGGCCGACTACGGCCGGCCGCTCACTGCGCTCGTGCCGGAGTTCGACGACTACCTCCGCCCGGCCGAGGCCGCCGAGCGGTTCGCCCGCGTCCCCCAGGCCAAAGTGGTGGGAGTGGACGGCGCCAAGCACCTGTGGGTCGGGGAGAAGTACGTCCACCGTGCCCTGAGCGAGATCGTGGCCGACGTCCTCGGGCACGGCGCCGCCGGGACCGCGCCGGGGGGCACGCTGCCGACGGACTGGGAAGGTATGGTCGCGGCCGCGGCGTAG
- a CDS encoding DUF3039 domain-containing protein: protein MESMTTMPPDPFSSDPDPRDPSRGGSTATIEREELREELEPGDRERFSHYVRKEKIMESALTGEPVIALCGKVWTPGRDPKKFPVCPTCKEIYEGLRPGGDDKKP, encoded by the coding sequence ATGGAATCCATGACCACGATGCCCCCGGACCCGTTCAGCTCCGACCCGGACCCACGCGATCCCTCGCGCGGAGGCTCGACTGCGACGATCGAGCGCGAGGAGCTCCGCGAGGAGCTCGAGCCCGGCGACCGGGAACGCTTCTCCCACTATGTGCGCAAGGAGAAGATCATGGAGTCCGCCCTGACCGGCGAGCCCGTGATCGCCCTGTGCGGCAAGGTGTGGACGCCGGGCCGCGACCCGAAGAAGTTCCCCGTGTGCCCCACGTGCAAGGAGATCTACGAGGGTCTGCGCCCCGGCGGCGACGACAAGAAGCCCTGA
- a CDS encoding alpha/beta hydrolase: protein MDRFAAKHDGVAPVAVVVDPIGTPSSNTLCMDTRLGQAETYLVDDAVPWIKEHLTVATDPQHWAAGGFSFGGTCAVQLLAKHPELFGSALGFAAEKEPSLAKERRKTIDAAFGGDEAAFDANIPAHFFAEGGHEGQFLFLAAGGRDTDFMAQADVIAAQARGGGVQVQEDFIPGEGHSWEMIARAIPTGLDALGDRWRLP, encoded by the coding sequence ATGGACAGGTTCGCCGCGAAGCATGACGGCGTCGCGCCGGTCGCCGTCGTCGTGGATCCGATCGGCACGCCCAGCAGCAACACGCTCTGCATGGACACCCGGCTCGGTCAGGCCGAGACCTACCTCGTCGACGACGCCGTCCCCTGGATCAAGGAGCATCTCACCGTGGCCACCGACCCTCAGCACTGGGCGGCCGGAGGCTTCTCCTTCGGAGGCACGTGCGCGGTCCAGCTCCTCGCCAAGCACCCCGAGCTCTTCGGCTCCGCGCTCGGCTTCGCCGCCGAGAAGGAGCCCTCGCTGGCGAAGGAGCGCCGCAAGACCATCGATGCGGCATTCGGCGGGGACGAGGCGGCGTTCGACGCGAACATCCCCGCGCACTTCTTCGCGGAGGGGGGACATGAGGGCCAGTTCCTGTTCCTGGCGGCCGGAGGCCGCGACACTGACTTCATGGCCCAGGCCGATGTCATCGCCGCCCAGGCTCGGGGCGGCGGCGTGCAGGTGCAGGAGGACTTCATTCCCGGCGAGGGGCACTCGTGGGAGATGATCGCCCGCGCCATTCCGACGGGTCTGGACGCGCTGGGGGACCGGTGGCGGCTTCCATGA
- a CDS encoding tetratricopeptide repeat protein, translating to MSVPGSRQPQPQLNFRGAVDLSALKARATATPPAAASAAAPGAAVPDDSAPPPVGAPAGAAPEGGRIDLDEASFGQIVQRSATVPVVVLLWASYSPESQRLRDELGTVVASYGGRLLYAAADVDAFPQLAQAFGAQAVPTAVAILKGQPIPLFQGAAAEEQSRQLFDELLRVAEANGVTGTVSGAPAPVVEPELPPLHQEAFDAIDRGDFAAAEGAYRKALADHPADREAKAGLAQVQLMARVAGIDQPAAERARADAAGAPDDVAAQLAVADLDIVGGHVEDGFSRLVAFIARSAGEEREEARVRLLELFEVIGAADPRVSAARAQLARALF from the coding sequence ATGAGTGTTCCCGGTTCCCGCCAGCCCCAGCCGCAGCTGAATTTCCGCGGCGCCGTCGACCTCTCCGCCCTCAAGGCGCGCGCGACGGCGACACCTCCCGCCGCTGCGTCAGCAGCCGCGCCCGGCGCGGCCGTGCCCGACGACTCCGCGCCGCCCCCAGTCGGGGCTCCGGCCGGCGCCGCACCCGAAGGGGGCCGGATCGACCTGGACGAGGCGTCCTTCGGCCAGATCGTGCAGCGCTCGGCGACGGTCCCCGTCGTCGTGCTCCTGTGGGCCTCCTACTCGCCCGAGTCCCAGCGCCTCCGCGACGAGCTCGGCACCGTCGTCGCCTCGTACGGCGGGCGGCTTCTGTATGCGGCGGCGGACGTCGACGCGTTCCCGCAGCTTGCCCAGGCGTTCGGCGCCCAGGCGGTGCCGACCGCCGTCGCGATCCTCAAGGGGCAGCCCATCCCGCTGTTCCAGGGGGCGGCGGCCGAGGAGCAGTCGCGCCAGCTCTTCGACGAGCTCCTGCGGGTCGCCGAGGCCAACGGGGTGACGGGGACGGTCAGCGGTGCACCCGCGCCGGTGGTCGAGCCTGAGCTCCCGCCGCTGCACCAGGAGGCGTTCGACGCGATCGACCGCGGGGACTTCGCCGCCGCCGAGGGGGCCTACCGCAAGGCCCTCGCCGATCATCCGGCGGACCGCGAGGCCAAGGCCGGCCTCGCCCAGGTCCAGCTCATGGCCCGGGTGGCCGGGATCGACCAGCCCGCCGCCGAACGCGCCCGCGCCGACGCCGCCGGAGCCCCCGACGACGTCGCCGCGCAGCTCGCTGTGGCGGACCTCGACATCGTGGGCGGCCACGTCGAGGACGGCTTCTCGCGCCTCGTTGCCTTCATCGCGCGCAGCGCGGGCGAGGAGCGCGAGGAGGCCCGCGTCCGGCTCCTCGAGCTCTTCGAGGTCATCGGCGCCGCCGACCCCCGGGTAAGCGCCGCGCGGGCCCAGCTCGCCCGCGCGCTCTTCTGA
- the nagB gene encoding glucosamine-6-phosphate deaminase, with translation MEVVILKDAREVGRAAAAAFAATLRRKPDAVLGLATGSSPLPVYDELARLHAEDGLDFSKASGFALDEYVGLPEDHRESYRSVIRRDFASRVNIDPANVHSPDGGAEDLEAACGAYEAAIEAAGGVDIQILGIGTDGHIGFNEPASSLASRTRIKTLLEQTRKDNARFFDSIDEVPHHVLTQGVGTIMQARHVVLVATGAAKAEAVHGLVEGPVTAMCVASVLQFHPRATIIVDEAAASSLRLADYYRHVYENKPAWQRY, from the coding sequence ATGGAAGTTGTCATCCTCAAGGACGCGCGCGAGGTCGGCCGCGCCGCCGCCGCAGCCTTTGCCGCCACGCTGCGGCGCAAGCCCGACGCGGTCCTCGGGCTCGCGACCGGCTCCTCCCCGCTCCCCGTCTACGACGAGCTCGCCCGCCTCCACGCGGAGGACGGCCTCGACTTCTCCAAGGCCTCCGGGTTCGCCCTCGACGAGTACGTCGGGCTGCCCGAGGACCACCGCGAGTCGTACCGCTCCGTGATCCGCCGCGACTTCGCCTCGCGCGTGAACATCGATCCCGCGAACGTGCACAGCCCCGACGGCGGCGCCGAGGACCTCGAGGCCGCGTGCGGGGCCTACGAGGCGGCGATCGAGGCGGCCGGGGGAGTGGACATCCAGATCCTGGGGATCGGCACCGACGGGCATATCGGCTTCAACGAGCCGGCGTCGTCGCTCGCGTCGCGCACCCGCATCAAGACGCTCCTCGAGCAGACCCGCAAGGACAACGCGCGCTTCTTCGACTCGATCGACGAGGTGCCGCACCACGTCCTCACCCAGGGCGTCGGGACGATCATGCAGGCCCGGCATGTGGTCCTCGTGGCCACCGGCGCGGCGAAGGCCGAGGCGGTCCACGGGCTCGTCGAGGGCCCGGTCACTGCCATGTGCGTCGCCTCGGTCCTCCAGTTCCACCCGCGCGCCACGATCATCGTGGACGAGGCTGCCGCCTCCTCGCTCCGGCTCGCCGACTATTACCGCCACGTCTACGAGAACAAGCCCGCGTGGCAGCGGTACTGA